One window of Nocardioides dongkuii genomic DNA carries:
- a CDS encoding phytanoyl-CoA dioxygenase family protein encodes MTATALEVPIDIDVIRETIHTDGIIGCPGAFSRAWVEQLREDVEAAFAEAQSREGGAVGRGPNRYYVEIHPEALRGFVDLVDHPWVRATCETVLGPDYQIVEVGFDIPFAGAQNQPWHRDFPAPRETLEEGRLTSLAFNVTCVDTEEDMGPFEIAPGTHWDEGEEFDHGMFPPKNEYSRFEERAVRKYPRMGDISARSALTVHRGTRNESATSRPVLVLGVDAPGAGNDEKHDLAVTRTYWEGLPQRVRDHLDCPIVEELTPITQKHTIEGLVMGEA; translated from the coding sequence ATGACCGCCACGGCACTCGAGGTACCGATCGACATCGACGTGATCCGGGAGACCATCCACACCGACGGCATCATCGGCTGCCCGGGCGCCTTCTCCCGCGCGTGGGTCGAGCAGCTGCGCGAGGACGTCGAGGCGGCCTTCGCCGAGGCGCAGTCCCGCGAGGGTGGCGCGGTGGGGCGCGGACCGAACCGCTACTACGTCGAGATCCACCCCGAGGCCCTGCGCGGCTTCGTCGACCTCGTCGACCACCCGTGGGTCCGGGCGACGTGCGAGACCGTCCTCGGCCCCGACTACCAGATCGTCGAGGTCGGCTTCGACATCCCCTTCGCGGGTGCGCAGAACCAGCCGTGGCACCGCGACTTCCCGGCGCCGCGGGAGACCCTCGAGGAGGGTCGCCTCACCTCGCTGGCCTTCAACGTGACCTGCGTGGACACCGAGGAGGACATGGGTCCCTTCGAGATCGCCCCGGGCACCCACTGGGACGAGGGCGAGGAGTTCGACCACGGGATGTTCCCGCCCAAGAACGAGTACAGCCGCTTCGAGGAGCGCGCGGTCCGCAAGTACCCCCGGATGGGCGACATCTCGGCCCGCTCGGCGCTGACCGTCCACCGCGGCACCAGGAACGAGTCGGCGACGTCGCGTCCCGTCCTCGTCCTCGGTGTCGACGCCCCCGGCGCCGGCAACGACGAGAAGCACGACCTCGCGGTCACCCGCACGTACTGGGAAGGCCTGCCCCAGCGGGTGCGCGACCACCTCGACTGCCCGATCGTCGAGGAGCTGACCCCGATCACCCAGAAGCACACCATCGAGGGCCTGGTGATGGGCGAGGCCTGA
- the pheT gene encoding phenylalanine--tRNA ligase subunit beta, giving the protein MKAPLSWIKEYVEVPADVTTEELTERLTMTGLKLEAIHSPGAEITGPLVVGRVLTMEPEPQKNGKTINWCTVDVGDANGTGEPQGIVCGAHNFAPGDLVAVVLPGGVLPGGFAISARKTYGHVSAGMICSAAELGLGEDHDGIIVLPPDSGEPGQDVRPLLGLDEEIIELEVNPDRAYGLSLRGIARDVEVSVAGASGFRDPALRDVPPADDAGWPVVVDDPTGCPVFVARTVSGFDPTAPTPDFIARRITAAGMRPISLAVDITNYVMLETGRPIHGYDADKVQGALRIRRATEGETLTTLDGTRRTLSAEDLVVTDDSGIIGLGGVMGGATTEMSESTTRVLVEAAHWDAVSMFRTGKRHKISSEAGKRNERGVDPTICEAAADRVVELLTTYGGGTADPGHTVVGTPPAIEPVAMAASLPARISGVDIDPEQVVADLEAVGCTVVREGDSLAATPPPWRPDLVDPYDLVEEVVRLRGYDQIPSVLPKAPGGRGLTRPQALRRRVGRTLAGAGWVEVVDFPFVGDADLDALGLDADDPRRSVLRLSNPLSAEAPAMTTTLLPGLLRTAARNVGHGSGSVAIFETASVVLPRDAGPAPILPVDRRPTDAELAELTAALPDQPLHLGLVATGEAAPSGWWGPGRPVDWTDAVGGVRAVADALGLELGTRADALAPWHPGRCAALLLGDVVVGHAGELHPRVCAAFGLPARSVAAEVDLEVLLEHAVHLRPAPSFSTYPVAKEDVALVVPETVPAADVEAALRDGAGPLLESLRLFDVYAGAQVGAGHRSLAFALRFRAPDRTLTEDEIAAARDAAVAAAEERTGAVQRA; this is encoded by the coding sequence ATGAAGGCCCCCCTGTCCTGGATCAAGGAGTACGTCGAGGTCCCCGCCGACGTCACCACCGAGGAGCTCACCGAGCGGCTCACGATGACCGGGCTGAAGCTGGAGGCGATCCACAGCCCCGGCGCCGAGATCACCGGCCCGCTCGTCGTCGGCCGGGTGCTCACGATGGAGCCCGAGCCGCAGAAGAACGGCAAGACCATCAACTGGTGCACCGTCGACGTCGGCGACGCGAACGGCACCGGCGAGCCGCAGGGCATCGTCTGCGGCGCCCACAACTTCGCACCCGGCGACCTGGTCGCCGTGGTGCTGCCGGGCGGGGTGCTGCCCGGCGGCTTCGCGATCTCCGCGCGCAAGACCTACGGCCACGTGTCGGCCGGCATGATCTGCTCGGCCGCCGAGCTGGGCCTGGGCGAGGACCACGACGGCATCATCGTGCTGCCGCCCGACTCCGGCGAGCCCGGCCAGGACGTCCGGCCGCTGCTCGGCCTCGACGAGGAGATCATCGAGCTCGAGGTCAACCCGGACCGCGCCTACGGCCTCTCGCTGCGCGGCATCGCCCGGGACGTCGAGGTCTCCGTGGCCGGCGCGAGCGGGTTCCGCGACCCGGCGCTGCGCGACGTACCGCCGGCCGACGACGCCGGCTGGCCGGTCGTGGTCGACGACCCGACCGGGTGCCCGGTGTTCGTGGCACGCACGGTCTCCGGCTTCGACCCGACGGCCCCGACGCCCGACTTCATCGCCCGGCGCATCACCGCCGCCGGGATGCGGCCGATCTCGCTGGCCGTCGACATCACCAACTACGTGATGCTCGAGACCGGCCGGCCGATCCACGGGTACGACGCGGACAAGGTCCAGGGCGCGCTGCGGATCCGCCGCGCGACCGAGGGCGAGACCCTCACGACGCTCGACGGGACCCGCCGCACCCTCTCGGCGGAGGACCTGGTCGTCACCGACGACTCCGGCATCATCGGCCTCGGCGGCGTGATGGGCGGCGCGACGACGGAGATGTCGGAGTCCACGACCCGGGTCCTCGTCGAGGCGGCGCACTGGGACGCGGTCTCGATGTTCCGCACCGGCAAGCGCCACAAGATCAGCTCCGAGGCGGGCAAGCGCAACGAGCGCGGCGTCGACCCGACGATCTGCGAGGCGGCCGCCGACCGCGTGGTCGAGCTGCTGACGACGTACGGCGGGGGCACCGCCGACCCCGGTCACACGGTCGTGGGCACCCCGCCGGCGATCGAGCCGGTCGCGATGGCGGCCTCGCTCCCGGCCCGCATCTCCGGGGTGGACATCGACCCCGAGCAGGTCGTCGCCGACCTCGAGGCCGTGGGCTGCACGGTCGTCCGCGAGGGCGACTCCCTCGCGGCGACCCCGCCTCCCTGGCGCCCGGACCTCGTCGACCCGTACGACCTGGTCGAGGAGGTGGTCCGGCTCCGCGGCTACGACCAGATCCCGTCGGTGCTGCCGAAGGCGCCCGGCGGTCGGGGACTGACCCGTCCCCAGGCGCTGCGCCGCCGGGTCGGCCGGACCCTCGCCGGCGCCGGCTGGGTCGAGGTCGTCGACTTCCCGTTCGTCGGGGACGCCGACCTCGACGCGCTCGGCCTGGACGCCGACGACCCGCGCCGCTCGGTGCTGCGGCTGTCCAACCCGCTCTCCGCGGAGGCCCCGGCGATGACGACCACGCTGCTGCCGGGCCTGCTGCGCACCGCAGCGCGGAACGTCGGGCACGGGTCCGGCTCCGTCGCGATCTTCGAGACGGCCTCGGTCGTCCTGCCCCGCGACGCCGGCCCGGCCCCGATCCTTCCCGTCGACCGGCGCCCGACCGACGCCGAGCTCGCCGAGCTGACGGCCGCCCTGCCGGACCAGCCCCTGCACCTCGGGCTGGTCGCGACCGGCGAGGCGGCGCCCTCCGGCTGGTGGGGCCCGGGGCGCCCGGTCGACTGGACCGACGCCGTCGGCGGCGTGCGGGCGGTCGCCGACGCCCTCGGCCTCGAACTCGGCACCCGCGCCGATGCGCTGGCGCCCTGGCACCCCGGCCGCTGCGCAGCGCTGCTGCTCGGCGACGTTGTGGTCGGGCACGCGGGGGAGCTGCACCCGCGCGTCTGTGCGGCCTTCGGCCTGCCGGCCCGCTCGGTGGCCGCGGAGGTCGACCTCGAGGTGCTGCTCGAGCACGCGGTGCACCTGCGGCCCGCGCCGTCGTTCTCGACCTACCCGGTCGCCAAGGAGGACGTCGCCCTGGTCGTCCCCGAGACCGTGCCCGCCGCGGACGTCGAGGCCGCGCTGCGCGACGGCGCCGGCCCGCTGCTGGAGTCGCTGCGGCTCTTCGACGTGTACGCCGGCGCGCAGGTCGGCGCGGGCCACCGCTCGCTGGCGTTCGCCCTGCGGTTCCGCGCACCCGACCGGACCCTGACCGAGGACGAGATCGCCGCGGCCCGCGACGCCGCGGTGGCCGCGGCCGAGGAGCGCACCGGGGCGGTCCAGCGGGCCTGA
- a CDS encoding maleylpyruvate isomerase family mycothiol-dependent enzyme, translating into MATLEYPAYLGHIREESRRFRDVLAGCDPAARVPACPEWDAADLVWHLAEVQWFWARTVRDRPAPPDDGPHPERPTTYDGLLAAFDAHSSSLVAELEAAGPDAPAWHWAPVQTVGTSYRRQAHEALIHRLDAEQTAGTVTPLDPALAGDGVLELLDVMYGGEPPAWGRFEPSAHHVRVDLTDLGTSIWAQPGLFVGTEPESGKVYDGPHVLVVGDPGTDPDAVVAGAAPDLDAWLWRRRDDTGIAITGDRAAYDGFRVAVDQPLD; encoded by the coding sequence ATGGCCACCTTGGAGTACCCCGCCTACCTCGGTCACATCCGCGAGGAGTCCCGGCGGTTCCGCGACGTGCTCGCCGGGTGCGACCCCGCCGCGCGGGTGCCGGCCTGCCCCGAGTGGGACGCGGCCGACCTGGTCTGGCACCTCGCGGAGGTGCAGTGGTTCTGGGCGCGCACCGTCCGCGACCGTCCGGCGCCGCCCGACGACGGCCCGCACCCCGAGCGGCCCACGACGTACGACGGGCTGCTCGCGGCCTTCGACGCGCACTCCTCCTCCCTGGTCGCCGAGCTCGAGGCCGCCGGTCCCGACGCCCCGGCGTGGCACTGGGCGCCCGTCCAGACCGTGGGCACCAGCTACCGGCGCCAGGCGCACGAGGCGCTGATCCACCGCCTCGACGCCGAGCAGACCGCCGGCACGGTCACCCCGCTCGACCCCGCGCTCGCCGGCGACGGCGTCCTCGAGCTGCTCGACGTGATGTACGGCGGGGAGCCGCCGGCGTGGGGGCGGTTCGAGCCGTCGGCCCACCACGTCCGGGTCGACCTCACCGACCTCGGCACGTCGATCTGGGCGCAGCCGGGCCTGTTCGTCGGCACCGAGCCGGAGTCCGGGAAGGTCTACGACGGCCCGCACGTGCTGGTCGTGGGCGACCCGGGCACCGACCCGGACGCCGTGGTCGCCGGCGCGGCGCCCGACCTCGACGCCTGGCTGTGGCGCCGCCGCGACGACACGGGCATCGCGATCACCGGCGACCGGGCGGCGTACGACGGGTTCCGGGTCGCCGTCGACCAGCCGCTGGACTGA
- the pheS gene encoding phenylalanine--tRNA ligase subunit alpha — MSGPNTDYDPVEVTPLKPEEVEAARDDALAAIAAATDLDALKQVRTAHTGDRSPLALANREIGALPPQARKEAGQRIGQARGAVNKALAARQTVLEAEHEERMLVEEAVDVTLPTDRARRGGRHPITLQSELIADIFVAMGWEIAEGPVVEAEWLNFDALNLGPDHPARTLQDTFWTEPVDHHVVLRTQTSPVQARTMLTRRPPIYVACPGRVFRTDEYDATHSPMFHQVEGLVVDEGITMAHLKGSLDHLAAQLFGEGIDTRFRPSYFPFTEPSAEVDVRCFVCRGIDSADCRTCRGEGWIEWGGCGVVNPRVLVACGVDPEVYTGFAFGMGIDRSFMFRHGLGDLRPLFEGDVRFSASFGTEI; from the coding sequence ATGTCGGGTCCCAACACCGATTACGACCCCGTGGAGGTCACCCCGTTGAAGCCGGAGGAAGTCGAGGCCGCCCGCGACGACGCGCTGGCCGCGATCGCGGCGGCGACCGACCTCGACGCGCTGAAGCAGGTGCGCACCGCGCACACCGGTGACCGCTCGCCGCTCGCGCTGGCCAACCGCGAGATCGGGGCCCTCCCGCCGCAGGCGCGCAAGGAGGCCGGGCAGCGGATCGGCCAGGCCCGCGGCGCCGTGAACAAGGCGCTCGCCGCGCGGCAGACGGTCCTCGAGGCCGAGCACGAGGAGCGGATGCTGGTCGAGGAGGCCGTCGACGTCACGCTGCCCACCGACCGGGCACGCCGTGGGGGCCGGCATCCGATCACGCTCCAGTCCGAGCTGATCGCCGACATCTTCGTGGCCATGGGCTGGGAGATCGCGGAGGGTCCGGTCGTCGAGGCGGAGTGGCTGAACTTCGACGCCCTCAACCTGGGGCCCGACCACCCGGCCCGCACCCTGCAGGACACCTTCTGGACCGAGCCGGTCGACCACCACGTCGTGCTGCGCACCCAGACCTCGCCCGTCCAGGCGCGCACCATGCTCACCCGCCGGCCGCCGATCTACGTCGCCTGCCCGGGGCGGGTCTTCCGCACCGACGAGTACGACGCCACGCACAGCCCGATGTTCCACCAGGTCGAGGGACTCGTTGTCGACGAGGGCATCACGATGGCCCACCTGAAGGGGTCGCTCGACCACCTCGCCGCCCAGCTCTTCGGCGAGGGCATCGACACCCGCTTCCGGCCGTCGTACTTCCCGTTCACCGAGCCGTCCGCCGAGGTCGACGTGCGCTGCTTCGTGTGCCGCGGGATCGACTCCGCCGACTGCCGCACCTGCCGCGGCGAGGGCTGGATCGAGTGGGGCGGCTGCGGGGTGGTCAACCCGCGCGTGCTGGTCGCGTGCGGCGTGGACCCCGAGGTCTACACCGGCTTCGCGTTCGGCATGGGCATCGACCGGAGCTTCATGTTCCGCCACGGCCTGGGCGACCTGCGTCCGCTCTTCGAGGGCGACGTCCGTTTCAGCGCCTCTTTCGGCACCGAGATCTGA
- a CDS encoding acyltransferase family protein, translating to MSTSRPRSAEAPPSAFRPDIEGLRAVAVLSVLIYHAGLAWTPGGYVGVDVFFVISGFLITSLMVREIERSGRLGLADFWARRARRLLPASTLVLAFSAVVAYLWLPVTSRKEYGGDIVAAAGYVVNWRLGLREVDYLAEQVGQSPVQHYWSLAVEEQFYVVWPLLIAALVALFRHRWRTALLVGIGLVTVASFVFTLSYAVAQPGLAFFVSTTRVWELGVGALLAIAFPTLVRLPAAVRGVLGWLGLAAVAASVLVLDSTTVWPGPATLLPVLGTAAAILAGGGTAAPWGVGRLLGLAPAVWIGALSYSLYLWHWPFLIAAEGIWGDLRVREGLLVVLASAVPAWLSYRYVENPLRRAPRLARPRPALTAGALSMVVAAAAGVALVASFSLVDTVGPASPREAPGARALQDPRFADTDWSAVRTVERMRPSPLEAYADLPATHAEGCVVPRDAEGFEVCEFGDTDSARTVVLVGDSKAVQWFTPIERIATREGWRLVLISKNGCPFADAIRLVEDKRNPSCDAWSPRALSTIEELRPEVVLTVTRHSKALPEGGESEADYEREPMVDGLVTYWQRVVDSGARLVPILDTPAPVSGTVPDCVQENLEDLTRCMNAKAAGQTSSGASLQVDAAERVPGVEVVDMSPVLCPDGEQCPAVIGNVLVYRGGTHITDTFAATATEALAARLAKATDGLLGAG from the coding sequence GTGAGCACCTCGAGGCCCCGGTCCGCGGAGGCGCCCCCCTCCGCCTTCCGGCCCGACATCGAGGGCCTGCGCGCGGTGGCCGTCCTCTCCGTGCTCATCTACCACGCGGGGCTGGCCTGGACGCCGGGCGGCTACGTCGGCGTCGACGTGTTCTTCGTGATCTCCGGCTTCCTGATCACCTCCCTGATGGTCCGCGAGATCGAGCGGAGCGGCCGACTCGGGCTGGCCGACTTCTGGGCCCGCCGGGCGCGCCGGCTGCTGCCCGCCAGCACCCTGGTGCTCGCGTTCAGCGCCGTCGTTGCCTACCTCTGGCTGCCGGTGACCAGCCGCAAGGAGTACGGCGGCGACATCGTCGCGGCCGCCGGGTACGTCGTGAACTGGCGCCTCGGCCTGCGCGAGGTCGACTACCTCGCCGAGCAGGTCGGCCAGTCGCCCGTGCAGCACTACTGGTCGCTGGCGGTGGAGGAGCAGTTCTACGTCGTCTGGCCGCTGCTGATCGCCGCGCTGGTGGCGCTGTTCCGCCACCGCTGGCGGACCGCCCTGCTCGTCGGCATCGGCCTGGTGACCGTGGCCTCCTTCGTCTTCACCCTGTCGTACGCCGTGGCGCAGCCCGGGCTGGCCTTCTTCGTCTCGACCACCCGGGTCTGGGAGCTCGGTGTCGGGGCGCTCCTCGCGATCGCGTTCCCGACGCTGGTCCGCCTGCCGGCGGCCGTGCGCGGCGTCCTGGGCTGGCTCGGGCTCGCGGCGGTCGCGGCCAGCGTGCTGGTCCTCGACTCGACGACCGTGTGGCCGGGGCCGGCGACCCTGCTCCCGGTGCTGGGCACGGCGGCGGCGATCCTGGCCGGCGGCGGGACCGCGGCGCCCTGGGGCGTGGGCCGGCTGCTGGGCCTGGCGCCGGCCGTGTGGATCGGCGCGCTGTCGTACTCGCTCTACCTCTGGCACTGGCCGTTCCTCATCGCCGCCGAGGGGATCTGGGGTGACCTCCGGGTCCGCGAGGGCCTGCTGGTGGTGCTGGCCTCCGCCGTCCCCGCCTGGCTGTCCTACCGGTACGTCGAGAACCCGCTGCGGCGCGCGCCGCGGCTGGCCCGGCCGCGGCCGGCGCTCACCGCCGGGGCGCTCAGCATGGTCGTGGCCGCCGCGGCCGGCGTCGCCCTGGTCGCGTCGTTCTCGCTCGTGGACACGGTCGGCCCGGCGTCACCCCGCGAGGCGCCCGGGGCCCGCGCCCTCCAGGACCCCCGCTTCGCCGACACCGACTGGTCGGCCGTCCGGACGGTCGAGAGGATGCGCCCCTCGCCGCTCGAGGCGTACGCCGACCTGCCTGCCACCCACGCCGAGGGCTGCGTGGTGCCGCGGGACGCCGAGGGGTTCGAGGTCTGCGAGTTCGGCGACACGGACAGCGCGCGCACCGTGGTGCTGGTCGGCGACTCCAAGGCGGTCCAGTGGTTCACGCCGATCGAGAGGATCGCCACCCGCGAGGGCTGGCGGCTGGTGCTGATCTCGAAGAACGGCTGCCCGTTCGCCGACGCGATCCGGCTGGTCGAGGACAAGCGCAACCCCTCGTGCGACGCGTGGTCGCCGCGCGCGCTGAGCACCATCGAGGAGCTGCGGCCCGAGGTCGTGCTGACCGTGACCCGGCACTCCAAGGCGCTCCCCGAGGGCGGGGAGTCCGAGGCGGACTACGAGCGCGAGCCGATGGTCGACGGCCTGGTCACCTACTGGCAGCGGGTGGTCGACAGCGGGGCCCGGCTGGTCCCGATCCTGGACACCCCGGCGCCGGTGAGCGGCACGGTCCCCGACTGCGTCCAGGAGAACCTCGAGGACCTCACCCGCTGCATGAACGCCAAGGCCGCCGGCCAGACCAGCTCCGGTGCGTCCCTCCAGGTCGACGCCGCCGAGCGGGTGCCGGGGGTCGAGGTGGTCGACATGTCCCCGGTCCTGTGCCCCGACGGGGAGCAGTGCCCGGCGGTGATCGGCAACGTGCTGGTCTACCGCGGCGGCACGCACATCACCGACACCTTCGCCGCGACGGCCACCGAGGCCCTCGCGGCCCGGCTGGCGAAGGCGACCGACGGCCTGCTGGGCGCCGGCTGA
- the argC gene encoding N-acetyl-gamma-glutamyl-phosphate reductase: MHMSSRTRVAVAGASGYAGGELLRLLLGHPQVEIGALTGASNAGQPLGVLQPHLVPLADRILEPTETEVLAGHDVVFLALPHGQSGEVAAQLGDDVVVVDCGADFRLRDAGEWDRFYGGPHAGTWPYGLPELPGQREQIAGATRIAVPGCYPTISTLTLAPAVAAGLVEPEVVVVAASGTSGAGKAAKPHLLGSETMGNASAYGVGGSHRHTPEITQNLTGLLPEGSAPVTVSFTPLLVPMARGILATCSAKLVDGVRAEDLRAAYAKAYADEPFVHLLPEGQWPQTKSVTGSNAVHLQVTADETVRRLVAVGAVDNLAKGTAGAAVQCMNLALGLDEGLGLTTVGIAP; encoded by the coding sequence ATGCACATGTCATCACGGACACGGGTCGCCGTCGCAGGAGCCAGCGGGTACGCCGGGGGCGAGCTGCTCCGCCTGCTGCTGGGTCACCCGCAGGTCGAGATCGGCGCCCTGACCGGCGCCTCGAACGCCGGACAGCCGCTGGGCGTGCTGCAGCCGCACCTGGTGCCGCTGGCCGACCGGATCCTCGAGCCGACCGAGACCGAGGTGCTCGCGGGTCACGACGTGGTCTTCCTCGCGCTCCCGCACGGTCAGTCCGGCGAGGTCGCCGCGCAGCTCGGTGACGACGTCGTCGTCGTCGACTGCGGCGCGGACTTCCGGCTCCGGGACGCGGGGGAGTGGGACCGCTTCTACGGCGGTCCGCACGCCGGCACCTGGCCCTACGGCCTTCCCGAGCTGCCCGGACAGCGCGAGCAGATCGCCGGCGCCACCCGCATCGCGGTCCCCGGCTGCTACCCGACGATCTCCACGCTGACCCTCGCCCCCGCGGTCGCCGCCGGGCTGGTCGAGCCCGAGGTGGTCGTCGTGGCGGCCTCCGGCACGAGCGGCGCGGGCAAGGCCGCCAAGCCGCACCTGCTGGGCAGCGAGACGATGGGCAACGCCAGCGCGTACGGCGTCGGCGGCAGCCACCGGCACACCCCCGAGATCACCCAGAACCTCACCGGCCTGCTGCCGGAGGGCAGCGCGCCGGTCACCGTGAGCTTCACGCCGCTGCTCGTGCCGATGGCGCGCGGCATCCTGGCCACCTGCTCGGCAAAGCTGGTCGACGGCGTCCGCGCCGAGGACCTGCGCGCCGCCTACGCGAAGGCGTACGCCGACGAGCCGTTCGTGCACCTGCTCCCCGAGGGCCAGTGGCCGCAGACCAAGTCGGTGACCGGCTCCAACGCCGTGCACCTCCAGGTCACCGCCGACGAGACGGTACGCCGGCTGGTCGCCGTCGGCGCCGTCGACAATCTCGCGAAGGGCACCGCCGGCGCCGCCGTGCAGTGCATGAACCTCGCCCTGGGCCTCGATGAGGGCCTCGGCCTCACCACAGTAGGGATCGCCCCGTGA
- a CDS encoding endonuclease/exonuclease/phosphatase family protein, whose translation MARPPLARLAAATATGLLLSGLLAVAPSGASAVSVPAERRAPNPTGTNAGSPANGVGNLKVSLVATADGRIRVSWKRPGPARRLKKFVVKVGPSRHLDARVRTYRVSRTRQSVVVDHAADVVPASGNYTFVRVSAHRRKGGSGGSPGKWIQAPVTTPCTAAPEDRLTVATFNLRTWAADKSDDLAKWSVRGPNAVAEVLRSGARAVAVQEASGSTKPQYGGRSQAQWMLDRLNQEDPGARWVDALTPASYKPPKGRKPGLVGTRVFYDASRFDLLDSGLHRIVVPGWSKDSLIPWARLQAIGGDQAPFVLTSNHLRVGPDRAAYRIRVRQTRQTLGHVRDLRSRFGDTVIVAGDLNSTANQLPMNYVQRTLIRAGLYDAFATTDLVGAQYPTTNGSRYPVPKTPLRRDYILSYGPVQGSCSYRNQAYQRPSQEASDHFLQVATLPLPAI comes from the coding sequence ATGGCCCGCCCTCCCCTCGCCCGCCTGGCCGCAGCGACCGCGACCGGTCTCCTGCTCTCCGGCCTCCTGGCGGTCGCGCCTTCCGGCGCGAGCGCCGTGTCCGTGCCGGCCGAGCGCCGGGCCCCGAACCCGACCGGCACCAACGCCGGCAGCCCCGCCAACGGCGTCGGCAACCTCAAGGTCAGCCTGGTCGCCACCGCGGACGGCCGGATCCGGGTCTCGTGGAAGCGGCCCGGCCCCGCGCGGCGGCTGAAGAAGTTCGTGGTCAAGGTCGGGCCCAGCCGGCACCTCGACGCCCGGGTGCGCACCTACCGGGTGAGCCGCACGCGGCAGTCGGTGGTCGTGGACCACGCCGCCGACGTGGTGCCCGCCTCCGGCAACTACACGTTCGTCCGGGTCTCCGCACACCGCCGGAAGGGCGGCTCTGGCGGCAGCCCCGGCAAGTGGATCCAGGCGCCGGTCACGACGCCGTGCACGGCCGCCCCCGAGGACCGGCTGACCGTCGCCACCTTCAACCTGCGCACCTGGGCGGCCGACAAGTCCGACGACCTCGCCAAGTGGTCGGTCCGGGGCCCGAACGCGGTCGCGGAGGTCCTGCGCAGCGGCGCCCGCGCCGTCGCCGTCCAGGAGGCCAGCGGCTCGACGAAACCCCAGTACGGCGGCCGCAGCCAGGCCCAGTGGATGCTCGACCGGCTCAACCAGGAGGACCCGGGCGCCCGGTGGGTCGACGCGCTCACCCCCGCGAGCTACAAGCCGCCGAAGGGCCGCAAGCCCGGGCTGGTCGGCACCCGCGTCTTCTACGACGCGAGCAGGTTCGACCTGCTGGACTCCGGACTGCACCGCATCGTGGTCCCCGGGTGGAGCAAGGACTCGCTGATCCCGTGGGCCCGGCTCCAGGCCATCGGCGGCGACCAGGCGCCGTTCGTGCTCACCTCGAACCACCTGCGGGTGGGCCCGGACCGGGCGGCGTACCGGATCCGGGTGCGGCAGACCAGGCAGACCCTCGGCCACGTCCGGGACCTCCGCTCGCGGTTCGGCGACACGGTGATCGTGGCGGGCGACCTGAACTCGACCGCGAACCAGCTGCCGATGAACTACGTCCAGCGGACGCTGATCCGGGCCGGCCTGTACGACGCGTTCGCGACCACCGACCTCGTCGGCGCGCAGTACCCCACGACCAACGGCTCGAGGTACCCGGTGCCGAAGACGCCGCTGAGGCGGGACTACATCCTCAGCTACGGGCCGGTCCAGGGGTCGTGCTCCTACCGCAACCAGGCCTACCAGCGCCCGTCGCAGGAGGCCTCCGACCACTTCCTGCAGGTCGCGACCCTGCCGCTCCCCGCGATCTAG